Below is a genomic region from Pseudomonas extremaustralis.
GGCAATGCCGGCACCGCCATGCGCTTTCTCACCGCCGCCGTGGCCACCGTGCACGGCACCGTGGTCCTGGATGGCGATGACTACATGCAAAAACGCCCGATCGGCCCGCTGCTGGACACCCTGCGCCAGAACGGCATCCGGGTCGACAGCCCGACCGGTTGCCCGCCGGTGACCGTGCACGGCGTGGGCAAGGTCCAGGCCAAGCGCTTCGAGATCGACGGCGGCCTGTCCAGCCAGTACGTGTCAGCCCTGCTGATGCTGGCGGCATGCGGCGAAGCGCCGATTGAAGTGGCGCTGACCGGCAAGGACATCGGCGCCCGTGGCTATGTGGACCTGACCCTGGACTGCATGCGGGCCTTCGGCGCCCAGGTCGAAGCCGTCGACGACACCACCTGGCGCGTCGCCCCCACCGGCTACACCGCCCACGATTACCTGATCGAACCCGACGCGTCCGCCGCCACCTACCTGTGGGCCGCTGAAGTGCTGACCGGTGGCCGCATCGACATCGGCGTCGCCGCACAAGACTTCACCCAACCGGACGCCAAGGCCCAAGCCGTGATCGCCCAGTTCCCGAACATGCAGGCCACGGTAGTCGGCTCACAGATGCAGGACGCCATCCCGACCCTCGCGGTGCTGGCCGCCTTCAACAACACGCCGGTGCGTTTCACCGAACTGGCCAACCTGCGGGTCAAGGAATGTGATCGCGTGCAGGCGCTGCATGACGGACTGAATCAAATCCGCCCGGGCCTGGCGACCATTGAAGGCGACGATCTGCTGGTCGCGGCCGACCCTGCGCTGGCCGGCACCTCGTGCAATGCCCTGATCGACACCCACGCCGACCACCGCATCGCCATGTGCTTTGCCCTGGCGGGGCTGAAAGTCGCGGGCATCCGCATCCAGGACCCGGACTGCGTGGCCAAGACCTATCCTGAGTACTGGAAGGCCCTGGGCAGCCTGGGTGTGCAACTGAACAACTGACAACCACAGCAACTGTGGGAGATTCTATGTTGCAGGACAACCCTGCAACGGCCGATTCGGTTGGTATTCGCTCTGGTTTTTCATCAGGGCGAACGCCACCCGTGCGAGTTTTCGGGCAAGGATTACCAGGGCCTGAGTCTTCTTGAATCCTCTGGCCAGGTACCCTTCATAAAATGGTTTCCAGGTCGCTGAACGACAGGCGGCCATAGCCGAGTTGTGGGCCAGACGCCGTATTTCCGGATCCCCTTTCTTGGTCAGCCTGCGACTCCCCGTCTTTTTTCCCGAGTCATCGACCCTCAAGTCCATGCCCAAAAAAGCGATGAAGGCATTGCTATCCTTAAACTCGCCACGCAAAAAAGCCGTCGCAAATCCGGTTGCCGTCAGTACTCCGACGCCTTCAATGGCCTTGCAACGCTCGATATTTTCGGCGGCTCCAGCCTCTTTGCTCAGGTCGCGCAGCTTTTTTTGAATGGCCAGATCCGAGTGCTTAAACGTCTCCATCAGACATTTCAGCTCTTCTTCCAGGCGCGGCTCATCGGCCCAGCTCTGAGCCAGACTGACGCGCGCCTTGATCAGTGCTGCCCGTCGATGAAGCAGACTTTGCAGGGCCTTGTAAGCCTTGGGTGGCGGGCTCCAAGCGCGTAACCCACCCTGTTCATGCGCCAGATATCGAGCTAGAAGACGAGCATCGCACGGATCATTTTTAGCTCGTTGGCCGACACCGCGACGGTAATGACTCAAGCGATAACCGTCCACGACGTAGACCTGATGACCCAACTCATGGGCCAACTCAACCGTGTCCAAGTGGTAAATATTGGTGGCCTCGACGGCAATGCCACTTTGGGCGGGCAGCGTCTTGAGCCAGCGTTTGAGTGCTGCTCGATTATTGGGGATGGCTTGTGTGGTTTGCAGATCGGCACGATAGACGAGCACCTCAGCCTTGGCCACATCAACACCCACGACCGTTTGCGAAGTAAGGATTGTCATGACGAATCCTCGGAGCTAGGGTTTAAGAGCTTGTTGGGGTCTACCGTTGCGCTGACTTGTCTCTATCGTCGGCCTTGCCGATGAATTCCTTATTGGCGCTTTTGGGTAGAAGGGGTGGGACGAAGTCTCCCACGGTCTGTACTGGTTAGAGTCAGAATCGGGCTTTTAGTCCCACCCACCCCTTCAAGTCTAAACATACAAGCGAGCTTGCTCGCGAAGATCGTCAACGATGACGTGGGCACCCTGGATATATGCGGTGCCCTGGCGTTCTTCGCGAGCAAGCTCGCTCCTACATTGAAACCTTGCCGGGAGCGCCGATGACCATTCGCCAACCCTGCCCACCCGGCGCCTGTGTGTGCGAGCGCGAACACCTGTTGGAAACCCCCGGCGCCGACCTGCGCATCCTCAACCTGACGCGCCAGGAAGAAAAACGCCTGATCGAACGTCTCGAAAACCTGCAGAGCCTGCAGGACCTTGAACGCATGCAGCAACGCATGTACGAGCTACTGGGCATTCGCGTGCACATCGCGCCGGGGCATACCGAGGTCAAGAGCATGCGCGGCATCCAGATCGTCATCGACGACCTGCCGGGCCTGTGCCGCAAGACCCGGCAATCGATCCCGGCAGCGATTCGTCGAGGCATGGAGAAACGCCCGGAAATCGCCTACCGCCTGCTGGATGCCCACGACCTGTTTCGCGAAGGTTGAATCAACCGACGAGCGTCTCGGCCTGGAACAGCCCCTGCCCCACCGCATTCGCCCTGCGCAGATGGGCCTGTGCATTGCCGCTTTCCGACTCGAGCAACAACTCGGACGTCAGCACCTGGGCGCCACAGTAATCAAAAATCCCGTAGTCGATCTGCGTGCGCATCGCCTTGGCATAGCCATGCCGCTCGAACGCGCTGTCATCGGCGGCCCCCAGCCCCAGCAGATGCACTGGCAAATGCCGCAGCTTTTTCACCACCGGCGTATCCGGGCCGTAATCGATAGCCCAGCCATTGACGAAGACCCGGTCGATCCAGCCCTTGAGCAGCCCCGGCAGCGACCACCAGTAGATCGGAAACACCAGCACCAGCGCGTCGGCGCGGTCGATGCGCGCCTGTTCGGCGAGGACATCGGCCGGCGGCATGGCGCGGGTACGGTGCACGAGGTGGTCGGCGCACGTGTAGCGCGGGTCGAAGCCTTCGGCTGCAAGGTCGGCAATTTCAACGGTGTGGCCGCTGCTGCTGAGGCCGGCGGCCACCTGCGCCGCGACGGCATGGGTGAGCGATTGAGGATCGTGATGAGCGACAACGATGAGTGCGTGCATGACTTGGGCTCCCTTTCGGCTTAAGCTACTATTAGTAAGTTACGTCAACTAAGTTACTTTTGGTATATAAGCATGTCAAGTCATGAGTCCCCTGCTCCACGCCGTCGCCTTAGCCGTGAAGATCGCTTGCGTCAATTGCTCGATG
It encodes:
- a CDS encoding 3-phosphoshikimate 1-carboxyvinyltransferase, producing the protein MSSQKTVTVTPPNFPLNGKVAPPGSKSITNRALLLAALAQGTSRLSGALKSDDTRHMSVALRQMGVTIDEPDDTTFVVTGHGKLQLPTQPLFLGNAGTAMRFLTAAVATVHGTVVLDGDDYMQKRPIGPLLDTLRQNGIRVDSPTGCPPVTVHGVGKVQAKRFEIDGGLSSQYVSALLMLAACGEAPIEVALTGKDIGARGYVDLTLDCMRAFGAQVEAVDDTTWRVAPTGYTAHDYLIEPDASAATYLWAAEVLTGGRIDIGVAAQDFTQPDAKAQAVIAQFPNMQATVVGSQMQDAIPTLAVLAAFNNTPVRFTELANLRVKECDRVQALHDGLNQIRPGLATIEGDDLLVAADPALAGTSCNALIDTHADHRIAMCFALAGLKVAGIRIQDPDCVAKTYPEYWKALGSLGVQLNN
- a CDS encoding NAD(P)H-dependent oxidoreductase — protein: MHALIVVAHHDPQSLTHAVAAQVAAGLSSSGHTVEIADLAAEGFDPRYTCADHLVHRTRAMPPADVLAEQARIDRADALVLVFPIYWWSLPGLLKGWIDRVFVNGWAIDYGPDTPVVKKLRHLPVHLLGLGAADDSAFERHGYAKAMRTQIDYGIFDYCGAQVLTSELLLESESGNAQAHLRRANAVGQGLFQAETLVG
- a CDS encoding IS110 family transposase → MTILTSQTVVGVDVAKAEVLVYRADLQTTQAIPNNRAALKRWLKTLPAQSGIAVEATNIYHLDTVELAHELGHQVYVVDGYRLSHYRRGVGQRAKNDPCDARLLARYLAHEQGGLRAWSPPPKAYKALQSLLHRRAALIKARVSLAQSWADEPRLEEELKCLMETFKHSDLAIQKKLRDLSKEAGAAENIERCKAIEGVGVLTATGFATAFLRGEFKDSNAFIAFLGMDLRVDDSGKKTGSRRLTKKGDPEIRRLAHNSAMAACRSATWKPFYEGYLARGFKKTQALVILARKLARVAFALMKNQSEYQPNRPLQGCPAT